From Flavobacterium alkalisoli, the proteins below share one genomic window:
- a CDS encoding PorP/SprF family type IX secretion system membrane protein, producing the protein MKKTFLLLLLLTASFLRAQELTIPTFTQYLADNPFIISPAYAGIGDYVKIRANGLTQWVGIKDAPDMQSLAADMRIADDTGIGLFLYNDKNGNTRQYGGKVSFAHHIILDKYNNQFLSFGISYNLNQFKVDIENIQTPDPSISNNRYVVNHNFDVAVLYRIGQFYFNATGSNLLNKSLDVFAINEPNKLRNYQFYTGYTFKGSGNLEVEPSSFIQYFESDGRSTTDINLKFRYMDGENYYWIGGNYRFLNDQMGNPINIGPMVGLKVSNFYFAYSYQLTTNELLAYNSGTHMITIGLDIFQGVSNCPCTWH; encoded by the coding sequence ATGAAAAAAACATTTCTCCTATTATTATTGCTAACGGCATCTTTTTTACGTGCTCAGGAGTTAACCATACCAACATTTACACAATATCTGGCAGATAACCCTTTTATAATTTCTCCTGCTTATGCGGGTATAGGGGATTATGTTAAGATAAGGGCAAACGGTCTTACCCAATGGGTAGGTATTAAGGATGCGCCCGACATGCAGTCGTTAGCTGCAGACATGAGGATAGCCGATGATACTGGTATAGGATTGTTTTTATATAACGACAAGAATGGTAATACCCGCCAGTATGGTGGTAAGGTATCTTTTGCCCACCACATTATTCTGGATAAGTATAATAACCAGTTCCTGTCGTTTGGTATCTCTTACAACCTTAACCAGTTTAAGGTAGATATAGAGAATATCCAAACTCCCGACCCCTCTATAAGCAATAACAGGTATGTGGTTAACCACAACTTTGATGTTGCTGTTTTATACAGGATAGGTCAGTTTTATTTTAATGCTACAGGTAGTAACTTACTTAATAAAAGCCTTGATGTTTTTGCTATAAACGAGCCAAACAAACTAAGGAATTACCAGTTTTATACCGGATATACCTTTAAGGGTAGTGGTAATCTGGAAGTTGAACCTTCAAGCTTTATCCAGTATTTTGAAAGTGACGGAAGGTCTACAACAGATATCAACCTTAAGTTTCGCTATATGGATGGCGAAAATTATTACTGGATAGGGGGTAACTATCGTTTTCTTAACGACCAGATGGGTAACCCTATTAATATAGGCCCTATGGTAGGTCTAAAAGTTTCGAATTTTTATTTTGCGTACTCTTATCAGTTAACAACAAACGAGTTGTTGGCTTATAACAGTGGTACACACATGATAACTATTGGTCTGGATATCTTCCAGGGTGTTAGTAACTGTCCTTGTACATGGCATTAA
- a CDS encoding glycoside hydrolase family 5 protein: protein MTQRLKHIIATLLLCSACFAQVSKHGQLSVEGTKLVDHNSEHIMLRGMSFGWHSFWPRFYNKEAVQWLKDDWNVNIVRAAMGIEVGNNTYLQNPQDSEQKIMAVVDGAIASDIYVIIDWHSHNINLKEAKLFFDKMSKKYGDSPNVIYEVFNEPDEETWPEVKAYSEEIIKVIRKNDPDNIILVGCPHWDQDIHLPAQDPITGFKNIMYTVHFYAATHKQELRDRTDKAIEAGLPVFVSECAGMEATGDGPIDYEEWQRWIDWMESRGLSWITWSLSDKDETCSVLKKTASSTGNWKKDDLKESGVKTRDYLKSLNKS from the coding sequence ATGACACAACGCTTAAAACATATTATAGCTACACTCCTGCTCTGCTCTGCCTGTTTTGCACAGGTAAGCAAACACGGGCAGCTAAGTGTTGAAGGAACAAAACTGGTTGACCACAACAGCGAACATATTATGCTTAGAGGCATGAGCTTTGGGTGGCATAGCTTTTGGCCCCGCTTCTATAATAAGGAAGCGGTACAATGGCTTAAAGACGACTGGAATGTAAACATTGTTAGAGCTGCAATGGGTATAGAGGTTGGCAACAACACTTACCTGCAAAATCCTCAGGATTCTGAACAAAAAATAATGGCTGTTGTAGATGGAGCCATAGCTTCTGATATTTATGTTATTATAGACTGGCACAGTCACAATATAAACCTTAAAGAAGCGAAGCTGTTTTTTGACAAGATGTCTAAAAAATATGGAGACAGCCCCAATGTTATTTATGAGGTATTTAATGAACCTGATGAAGAAACATGGCCGGAAGTAAAAGCATACAGCGAAGAAATAATTAAGGTTATACGAAAAAATGACCCTGATAATATCATACTGGTAGGCTGTCCGCATTGGGATCAGGATATTCACTTACCCGCTCAGGATCCTATTACGGGATTTAAAAACATTATGTATACGGTACATTTTTATGCCGCTACCCATAAACAGGAGCTGCGTGACCGTACCGACAAGGCAATTGAAGCCGGATTACCTGTATTTGTTTCAGAATGTGCAGGCATGGAAGCAACCGGAGACGGCCCTATTGATTATGAAGAATGGCAACGATGGATTGACTGGATGGAAAGCCGCGGACTTAGCTGGATTACATGGTCGCTATCTGATAAAGATGAAACCTGTAGTGTACTAAAAAAGACTGCCTCTTCTACAGGAAACTGGAAGAAAGATGACCTTAAGGAGAGTGGTGTAAAAACAAGAGACTATTTAAAATCATTGAATAAATCATAG
- a CDS encoding glycoside hydrolase family 27 protein — protein sequence MKKIFYSLLSLILSLSAFSQGNNHKLEPSKFEGLAMTPPMGWNSWNTFATDINEDLVKQTADIIVASGMKDAGYTYIVLDDGWMTRERDENGNLVPDPKKFPGGMKTLIDYVHSKGLKFGLYNCAGTKTCAGYPGTRGYEYQDARFYAALGIDFLKYDWCNTEGITAKEAYTTMSNALKTAGRPILFSLCEWGDNQPWEWAEPLGNMWRISGDIYPCFDCEFKHPENWSSWGFMKIIDMRKGIRKYSGPDHWNDFDMMEVGNEMNDTEDKSHFSMWCMVASPLIAGNDFRKMSKETLNILTNKGMIAINQDKLGIQGFRYNDNNGLETWVKPLENGDWAVAFLNRSEEEKTIDFNWKDHSIKDEEFNKQTSFNTSTYDIQDVWNNKKAGNTKKAYKSKIAPHDIVVLRLTKKLK from the coding sequence ATGAAAAAAATCTTTTATAGCCTTTTAAGCTTAATATTATCCCTATCGGCATTTTCACAGGGAAATAACCATAAACTGGAACCTTCAAAATTTGAAGGACTGGCCATGACCCCTCCTATGGGATGGAATTCATGGAACACTTTTGCAACCGATATAAATGAAGACCTGGTAAAACAAACTGCCGATATTATAGTAGCATCGGGCATGAAAGATGCCGGATATACTTACATAGTACTGGATGATGGCTGGATGACGCGTGAAAGAGATGAAAACGGCAACTTAGTTCCCGATCCTAAAAAATTCCCTGGCGGAATGAAAACCTTAATAGATTATGTACACTCTAAAGGCTTGAAATTTGGATTATACAATTGTGCAGGCACTAAAACCTGTGCCGGTTATCCGGGAACAAGAGGATATGAATATCAGGATGCCCGCTTTTATGCTGCGCTGGGTATCGATTTCTTAAAATACGACTGGTGTAATACAGAAGGCATTACCGCTAAAGAAGCTTATACAACAATGAGCAATGCCCTTAAAACTGCAGGCAGGCCAATCCTTTTCAGCCTTTGTGAATGGGGAGACAACCAACCTTGGGAATGGGCAGAACCATTAGGAAATATGTGGAGAATATCAGGAGATATATACCCTTGTTTTGACTGTGAGTTTAAGCACCCTGAAAACTGGTCGTCATGGGGATTCATGAAAATTATTGACATGAGAAAAGGTATCAGAAAATATTCGGGACCTGACCACTGGAATGATTTTGACATGATGGAAGTAGGCAATGAAATGAATGATACTGAAGATAAATCTCATTTCAGCATGTGGTGTATGGTGGCTTCTCCGCTTATTGCAGGCAACGACTTTAGAAAAATGAGTAAAGAAACGCTTAACATTCTTACCAACAAAGGTATGATTGCCATCAATCAGGACAAACTGGGAATACAGGGGTTTAGATATAATGACAATAACGGTCTTGAAACATGGGTAAAGCCGCTTGAAAATGGCGATTGGGCTGTAGCTTTTCTTAACAGAAGTGAAGAAGAAAAAACAATTGACTTTAACTGGAAAGATCATAGCATAAAAGATGAAGAATTCAACAAGCAGACTTCATTCAACACCTCTACTTATGACATTCAGGATGTATGGAATAACAAAAAAGCAGGAAATACTAAAAAGGCTTACAAAAGCAAAATAGCTCCGCATGATATTGTTGTACTAAGACTTACTAAAAAATTGAAATGA